One region of Primulina tabacum isolate GXHZ01 chromosome 1, ASM2559414v2, whole genome shotgun sequence genomic DNA includes:
- the LOC142550848 gene encoding BOI-related E3 ubiquitin-protein ligase 1-like isoform X1: MKDSVLKKMFGGGGANENTAIPAFLGENRLSFDNNTLPQLQLFGHAPSVHEHGSLNNGAIKRVREEDLVCMRQKRPISLNKSYSPEKVANVGTPPNPNLVSTGLRLSCEKEEQNSSVSSGILSIGNNLKMDMDRQTEEFGRYIKLQEENILKGVRELNHRHMVSLLNTLEKGVNRKLHEKALEIENVNHKNKELADKIKQVSTEAQSWHYQAKYNESVINILKNNIEQLMAQGMSRAHEGSGDSEVDDAVSGTNHGQIISGLENRGCQTGRLICRSCKSKEVSILLLPCRHLCLCTDCEGLSDICPVCQVMKTAGVHVYM; the protein is encoded by the exons ATGAAAGATAGTGTTCTTAA GAAGATGTTTGGAGGAGGCGGAGCTAATGAGAATACGGCTATTCCTGCATTTTTGGGGGAAAATCGCCTTTCATTTGATAATAATACATTGCCTCAGCTTCAGTTATTTGGACATG CTCCGTCTGTCCACGAGCATGGGTCCTTGAATAATGGTGCCATCAAAAGAGTTAGGGAAGAAGATCTCGTTTGTATGCGGCAGAAGCGTCCCATATCTTTGAACAAGAGTTATAGTCCAGAAAAAGTTGCCAACGTCGGTACTCCACCAAATCCTAATCTTGTATCCACTGGCCTCAGGCTTTCTTGCGAGAAAGAGGAGCAAAATTCCTCAGTTTCCTCTGGCATCCTATCTATTGGTAATAACCTTAAAATGGACATGGATCGGCAGACAGAAGAATTTGGTCGATATATTAAACTTCAG GAAGAGAATATTCTGAAGGGCGTAAGAGAGTTGAATCATCGGCATATGGTTTCTTTGTTGAACACACTAGAAAAAGGAGTCAACAGAAAACTACACGAGAAGGCGCTTGAAATTGAGAACGTAAATCATAAGAACAAAGAGTTAGCTGACAAAATAAAGCAAGTTTCTACTGAAGCTCAGTCGTGGCATTATCAAGCAAAGTACAACGAATCAGTGATCAACATTCTGAAGAACAATATCGAGCAACTCATGGCACAAGGCATGTCTCGAGCTCATGAAGGCTCAGGGGACAGTGAAGTAGACGATGCAGTTTCAGGCACAAATCATGGACAAATCATCAGTGGCTTGGAAAATCGAGGTTGTCAAACTGGTCGGCTGATATGCAGGTCATGCAAAAGTAAAGAAGTATCGATCTTGTTACTGCCTTGCAGACATTTGTGCCTCTGTACAGATTGTGAAGGACTTTCTGATATCTGTCCAGTTTGCCAGGTAATGAAGACTGCAGGTGTTCATGTGTACATGTAA
- the LOC142550848 gene encoding putative BOI-related E3 ubiquitin-protein ligase 3 isoform X2 has translation MFGGGGANENTAIPAFLGENRLSFDNNTLPQLQLFGHAPSVHEHGSLNNGAIKRVREEDLVCMRQKRPISLNKSYSPEKVANVGTPPNPNLVSTGLRLSCEKEEQNSSVSSGILSIGNNLKMDMDRQTEEFGRYIKLQEENILKGVRELNHRHMVSLLNTLEKGVNRKLHEKALEIENVNHKNKELADKIKQVSTEAQSWHYQAKYNESVINILKNNIEQLMAQGMSRAHEGSGDSEVDDAVSGTNHGQIISGLENRGCQTGRLICRSCKSKEVSILLLPCRHLCLCTDCEGLSDICPVCQVMKTAGVHVYM, from the exons ATGTTTGGAGGAGGCGGAGCTAATGAGAATACGGCTATTCCTGCATTTTTGGGGGAAAATCGCCTTTCATTTGATAATAATACATTGCCTCAGCTTCAGTTATTTGGACATG CTCCGTCTGTCCACGAGCATGGGTCCTTGAATAATGGTGCCATCAAAAGAGTTAGGGAAGAAGATCTCGTTTGTATGCGGCAGAAGCGTCCCATATCTTTGAACAAGAGTTATAGTCCAGAAAAAGTTGCCAACGTCGGTACTCCACCAAATCCTAATCTTGTATCCACTGGCCTCAGGCTTTCTTGCGAGAAAGAGGAGCAAAATTCCTCAGTTTCCTCTGGCATCCTATCTATTGGTAATAACCTTAAAATGGACATGGATCGGCAGACAGAAGAATTTGGTCGATATATTAAACTTCAG GAAGAGAATATTCTGAAGGGCGTAAGAGAGTTGAATCATCGGCATATGGTTTCTTTGTTGAACACACTAGAAAAAGGAGTCAACAGAAAACTACACGAGAAGGCGCTTGAAATTGAGAACGTAAATCATAAGAACAAAGAGTTAGCTGACAAAATAAAGCAAGTTTCTACTGAAGCTCAGTCGTGGCATTATCAAGCAAAGTACAACGAATCAGTGATCAACATTCTGAAGAACAATATCGAGCAACTCATGGCACAAGGCATGTCTCGAGCTCATGAAGGCTCAGGGGACAGTGAAGTAGACGATGCAGTTTCAGGCACAAATCATGGACAAATCATCAGTGGCTTGGAAAATCGAGGTTGTCAAACTGGTCGGCTGATATGCAGGTCATGCAAAAGTAAAGAAGTATCGATCTTGTTACTGCCTTGCAGACATTTGTGCCTCTGTACAGATTGTGAAGGACTTTCTGATATCTGTCCAGTTTGCCAGGTAATGAAGACTGCAGGTGTTCATGTGTACATGTAA
- the LOC142550865 gene encoding histidine biosynthesis bifunctional protein hisIE, chloroplastic isoform X1, with amino-acid sequence MALPYTNCFQLPRISTKCHLSVSPMGAQSPASRAYACLKTSDPVFHGEAKISPLLDRIKWDDKGLVVAIAQNVDTGAVLMQGFANREALSTTISSRKATFYSRSRSTLWIKGETSMNFINVCDIFLDCDRDSIIYLGKPDGPTCHTGSETCYYTSIDEVLNDPKVDCNKLALTTLYSLESTICKRKEEISSSFDSKPSWTKRLLLDNKLLCSKIREEANELCRTLEENEDPSRTASEMADVLYHSMVLLAQKGVKVEDALQVLRLRFAQSGIEEKSSRNS; translated from the exons ATGGCACTTCCATACACCAACTGTTTTCAACTTCCAAGAATTTCTACAAAATGTCATCTTTCTGTTTCTCCTATGGGAGCACAAAGCCCGGCCTCTCGGGCATATGCTTGCCTTAAAACTTCGGATCCGGTTTTTCACGGAGAAGCCAAG ATTAGTCCTTTGCTGGATAGAATCAAATGGGATGACAAAGGTTTGGTGGTGGCAATAGCTCAAAATGTTGATACTGGAGCTGTATTAATGCAAGGGTTTGCCAACAGGGAGGCACTTTCAACGACCATTTCATCCAGAAAGGCTACATTTTATAGCAGGTCAAGATCAACTTTGTGGATAAAAGGAGAAACCTCGATGAATTTCATCAACGTCTGTGATATCTTTCTTGACTGTGATCGTGATTCT ATTATTTATCTTGGAAAACCTGATGGGCCAACTTGCCACACTGGATCTGAGACTTGCTATTATACATCAATTGACGAAGTCCTGAATGATCCAAAG GTTGATTGTAATAAACTCGCATTAACGACTCTGTACTCTTTAGAATCAACTATATGCAAACGAAAAGAAGAAATATCTTCAAGTTTTGACAGCAAACCATCCTGGACCAAGCGCTTACTTCTTGATAACAAGTTACTGTGCTCGAAAATCAG AGAGGAGGCAAATGAGCTATGTCGGACCCTGGAGGAAAACGAGGATCCATCGAGAACAGCTTCTGAGATGGCAGACGTTCTGTATCATTCCATGGTTTTGCTTGCTCAAAAAGGAGTAAAAGTTGAAGACGCTCTTCAAGTACTCAGACTGCGATTTGCACAATCAGGCATTGAAGAGAAGAGCAGTCGCAACTCATAG
- the LOC142550865 gene encoding histidine biosynthesis bifunctional protein hisIE, chloroplastic isoform X2 codes for MQGFANREALSTTISSRKATFYSRSRSTLWIKGETSMNFINVCDIFLDCDRDSIIYLGKPDGPTCHTGSETCYYTSIDEVLNDPKVDCNKLALTTLYSLESTICKRKEEISSSFDSKPSWTKRLLLDNKLLCSKIREEANELCRTLEENEDPSRTASEMADVLYHSMVLLAQKGVKVEDALQVLRLRFAQSGIEEKSSRNS; via the exons ATGCAAGGGTTTGCCAACAGGGAGGCACTTTCAACGACCATTTCATCCAGAAAGGCTACATTTTATAGCAGGTCAAGATCAACTTTGTGGATAAAAGGAGAAACCTCGATGAATTTCATCAACGTCTGTGATATCTTTCTTGACTGTGATCGTGATTCT ATTATTTATCTTGGAAAACCTGATGGGCCAACTTGCCACACTGGATCTGAGACTTGCTATTATACATCAATTGACGAAGTCCTGAATGATCCAAAG GTTGATTGTAATAAACTCGCATTAACGACTCTGTACTCTTTAGAATCAACTATATGCAAACGAAAAGAAGAAATATCTTCAAGTTTTGACAGCAAACCATCCTGGACCAAGCGCTTACTTCTTGATAACAAGTTACTGTGCTCGAAAATCAG AGAGGAGGCAAATGAGCTATGTCGGACCCTGGAGGAAAACGAGGATCCATCGAGAACAGCTTCTGAGATGGCAGACGTTCTGTATCATTCCATGGTTTTGCTTGCTCAAAAAGGAGTAAAAGTTGAAGACGCTCTTCAAGTACTCAGACTGCGATTTGCACAATCAGGCATTGAAGAGAAGAGCAGTCGCAACTCATAG
- the LOC142513477 gene encoding uncharacterized protein LOC142513477 yields the protein MEGGGFSSQNVEPIHEVFTTLHQKRRFCFFFRRNTYKSRPVVGVSWWQKMRPQQAEIRAGNSLWARGLDALKRIRDWSEILAGSRWKTFIRRFNRDRNSSKHVDFRYDPLSYAMNFDEGPGQNRHFDDDGEDGYFSRNFSSRYAKGSMDLGKDGPSIV from the coding sequence ATGGAGGGTGGTGGATTCTCGAGCCAAAATGTGGAACCGATCCATGAAGTTTTCACAACCCTCCACCAGAAGCGCCGCTTCTGTTTCTTTTTTCGGAGGAACACCTACAAATCCCGTCCCGTCGTCGGGGTATCATGGTGGCAGAAGATGCGGCCGCAGCAGGCGGAGATCCGTGCAGGGAATTCTCTCTGGGCCCGTGGGTTGGACGCGCTAAAGAGAATCCGGGATTGGTCGGAGATCCTGGCGGGTTCGAGATGGAAGACCTTCATCCGCCGTTTCAACAGGGACAGAAACAGCAGCAAGCACGTGGATTTCCGCTACGACCCGCTGAGCTACGCCATGAATTTCGACGAGGGGCCGGGGCAGAACAGACATTTCGACGACGACGGGGAGGATGGATACTTCTCGCGGAACTTCTCTTCTAGGTACGCTAAGGGTTCCATGGATCTCGGCAAGGACGGGCCTAGCATCGTTTAA